In Paramormyrops kingsleyae isolate MSU_618 chromosome 13, PKINGS_0.4, whole genome shotgun sequence, a single window of DNA contains:
- the LOC111846694 gene encoding G2/mitotic-specific cyclin-B2-like isoform X2: MPLAIGAVKSASFKVQATKKPKPDSQDPAPPAAASPVRHKETQEVAAVVCADVSMNEAFSCTRFAVEDIDEGDSGMPQLCSEYVTDIYEYLKDLEAEYIIWPRYMLGYEINEHMRALLVNWLIQVHARFQLLQETLYLTVAILDRFLQVQPVSKRKLQLAGVAAMLIASKYEEMCAPEVADFVYITDNAFSRAQVCEMEILMLKDLNFDLGHPLPLHFLRRASKAGKADAVKYTLAKYLMELTLTDYHMLHYRPSEIAAAALCLSQLVIDGQQWSVTQQHYTGYDEVHLKPIMQHMAKNVVRVNEGLTKHAAVKNKYASSKLLRISLLSQLQSSDMKNLAAPLLNGF, translated from the exons ATGCCTCTGGCAATCGGCGCGGTA AAATCTGCGTCCTTCAAGGTCCAGGCTACAAAAAAGCCGAAGCCGGATTCCCAGGATCCAGCTCCGCCGGCTGCTGCTTCTCCTGTCCGTCACAAGGAGACACAAGAGGTCGCTGCTGTGGTGTGTGCCGACGTGTCCATGAACGAAGCCTTCTCATGCACCCGTTTTGCTGTTGAAGACATCGATGAAGGAGACTCTGGCATGCCTCAGCTGTGTTCTGAATACGTAACGGACATTTATGAGTACCTAAAGGATCTGGAG GCCGAGTACATTATCTGGCCGCGGTACATGCTGGGCTATGAGATAAACGAGCACATGCGCGCCCTCCTGGTGAACTGGCTGATCCAGGTGCATGCGAGGTTCCAGCTCTTGCAGGAGACTCTGTACTTGACTGTTGCCATCCTTGACCGCTTCCTCCAG GTGCAGCCTGTGTCCAAGCGGAAGTTGCAGCTGGCTGGTGTGGCTGCCATGCTGATCGCGAGCAAGTACGAGGAGATGTGTGCCCCAGAGGTCGCCGACTTTGTCTACATCACAGACAACGCCTTCTCGAGGGCACAGGTCTGTGAGATGGAGATACTGATGCTGAAGGACCTGAACTTTGACCTTGGTCATCCCCTCCCTCTGCACTTCCTTAGGAGGGCGTCGAAGGCTGGCAAG GCCGATGCAGTAAAGTACACACTAGCCAAGTACCTGATGGAGCTGACCCTGACTGATTACCACATGCTGCACTATCGACCCTCAGAAATTGCTGCTGCTGCACTGTGTCTCTCCCAGCTTGTTATTGATGGACAGCAGTGG TCTGTGACCCAGCAGCATTATACTGGCTACGATGAAGTCCACCTCAAGCCCATCATGCAACACATGGCCAAGAATGTCGTCAGGGTCAACGAAGGGCTCACCAAACATGCT GCTGTCAAGAACAAGTATGCCAGCAGTAAGCTACTGAGGATCAGTCTGCTTTCTCAGCTGCAGTCCTCAGACATGAAGAACCTGGCAGCACCACTGCTGAATGGATTCTGA
- the LOC111846694 gene encoding G2/mitotic-specific cyclin-B2-like isoform X1, whose product MPLAIGAVIRNGENAVALGKIGAPGTRRAVLAELSNFVSKPGPAKKSASFKVQATKKPKPDSQDPAPPAAASPVRHKETQEVAAVVCADVSMNEAFSCTRFAVEDIDEGDSGMPQLCSEYVTDIYEYLKDLEAEYIIWPRYMLGYEINEHMRALLVNWLIQVHARFQLLQETLYLTVAILDRFLQVQPVSKRKLQLAGVAAMLIASKYEEMCAPEVADFVYITDNAFSRAQVCEMEILMLKDLNFDLGHPLPLHFLRRASKAGKADAVKYTLAKYLMELTLTDYHMLHYRPSEIAAAALCLSQLVIDGQQWSVTQQHYTGYDEVHLKPIMQHMAKNVVRVNEGLTKHAAVKNKYASSKLLRISLLSQLQSSDMKNLAAPLLNGF is encoded by the exons ATGCCTCTGGCAATCGGCGCGGTA ATACGGAATGGCGAAAACGCGGTGGCACTGGGCAAGATCGGTGCCCCTGGCACCAGGCGAGCGGTGCTTGCGGAGCTGTCAAACTTCGTTAGCAAACCGGGCCCGGCCAAG AAATCTGCGTCCTTCAAGGTCCAGGCTACAAAAAAGCCGAAGCCGGATTCCCAGGATCCAGCTCCGCCGGCTGCTGCTTCTCCTGTCCGTCACAAGGAGACACAAGAGGTCGCTGCTGTGGTGTGTGCCGACGTGTCCATGAACGAAGCCTTCTCATGCACCCGTTTTGCTGTTGAAGACATCGATGAAGGAGACTCTGGCATGCCTCAGCTGTGTTCTGAATACGTAACGGACATTTATGAGTACCTAAAGGATCTGGAG GCCGAGTACATTATCTGGCCGCGGTACATGCTGGGCTATGAGATAAACGAGCACATGCGCGCCCTCCTGGTGAACTGGCTGATCCAGGTGCATGCGAGGTTCCAGCTCTTGCAGGAGACTCTGTACTTGACTGTTGCCATCCTTGACCGCTTCCTCCAG GTGCAGCCTGTGTCCAAGCGGAAGTTGCAGCTGGCTGGTGTGGCTGCCATGCTGATCGCGAGCAAGTACGAGGAGATGTGTGCCCCAGAGGTCGCCGACTTTGTCTACATCACAGACAACGCCTTCTCGAGGGCACAGGTCTGTGAGATGGAGATACTGATGCTGAAGGACCTGAACTTTGACCTTGGTCATCCCCTCCCTCTGCACTTCCTTAGGAGGGCGTCGAAGGCTGGCAAG GCCGATGCAGTAAAGTACACACTAGCCAAGTACCTGATGGAGCTGACCCTGACTGATTACCACATGCTGCACTATCGACCCTCAGAAATTGCTGCTGCTGCACTGTGTCTCTCCCAGCTTGTTATTGATGGACAGCAGTGG TCTGTGACCCAGCAGCATTATACTGGCTACGATGAAGTCCACCTCAAGCCCATCATGCAACACATGGCCAAGAATGTCGTCAGGGTCAACGAAGGGCTCACCAAACATGCT GCTGTCAAGAACAAGTATGCCAGCAGTAAGCTACTGAGGATCAGTCTGCTTTCTCAGCTGCAGTCCTCAGACATGAAGAACCTGGCAGCACCACTGCTGAATGGATTCTGA
- the LOC111846792 gene encoding E3 ubiquitin-protein ligase arkadia-C-like encodes MKSDIPPSAMRQCDPVKGALAGPEPVEAKDFVGDVELVAKAGSELAPLCTDSRQDAAKADPGRGLGGRKKRRGQQAGPSDCVPIEGQSEEERPLESSLSDCVSSPSSSPRFGDSDTLSSEDEEGLGAPWVGPRAENRRQPQQSKAAPAGGTGGPHAILGRTRGSRTHRWPQPEAEAVLLKRPCLTHRKHVAKGAVATGVGGVSPRTPRQKERLLLQRRKREVIARRKYALLHSSSSSSSSSSEELTSDDSSSSSPSFTGPEDELYVDVSSSSSHADGAIVAAGPLDEDVVVIEATSTQLVQPSEEINVTSTDSEVEIVTVGDGYRPRPSGGHGRMQWGPSCSQGRALEHRSRHRNSTVIQPLRQSAGEVVDLTVDEDDPSMAAASSGSSSQPMRSSSSFLSASTSDPPHDGPGPSCRVAAFASLPQSTLGTQAHGGDIAVPPLQDDGRRGSLAVPGEAGSSAMPRLPSCCPQHSPCGGAAPGHLPLGHAHSSCQQGPPPSQHSHSHHPHHHHHHRVASPPQPPVVFPEPSCPLERPVGVPGSCPTAGGAASQCHDQTLPVDLSSGALRGSVANGPPGTSFHAASAFDPCCPGSSTRPPLYTSQAAPPAGASQPSTMDTFSSGMVAPAQLSSCRQYVNPPYGPLTRLLHHQTLSSCPHSHSSAPPAAQVDYVIPHPVHPFHAPLPPHSHGHTMPPVPPPSLPTEAPLGSSVQRLHQHEVFQRMEVQRRRMMQHPTRAHERPPPHPHRMHPNYGHGHHIHVPQTMSSHPRQPEQRAAWDLGIDASVTVTPYPPGHLPPPLPHYHPPPRLHHFPLPFMHAGMPDVSYPHIRYISSRMPGFGRSYEDLLHLEERLGTVNRGASQGTIERCTYPHKYKKRKLHSKQDGDEGMEEDTEEKCTICLSILEEGEDVRRLPCMHLFHQLCVDQWLLTNKKCPICRVDIEAQLSAES; translated from the exons ATGAAGAGCGACATACCGCCCAGCGCGATGCGCCAATGTGACCCTGTAAAGGGGGCGCTGGCTGGCCCGGAGCCTGTGGAGGCCAAAGATTTTGTGGGGGACGTGGAGCTTGTGGCCAAGGCAGGCAGCGAGCTGGCGCCCCTGTGTACTGACTCCCGGCAGGACGCAGCCAAGGCAGACCCAGGCAGGGGCCTTGGCGGGCGTAAGAAGCGCAGGGGCCAGCAAGCGGGCCCCTCGGACTGTGTGCCCATTGAGGGCCAGAGTGAGGAGGAGCGCCCCCTGGAGTCCTCCCTCAGCGACTGCGTGTCGTCCCCTTCGTCCAGCCCACGTTTCGGGGACTCGGACACGCTCAGCTCTGAGGATGAGGAGGGCCTCGGAGCGCCATGGGTGGGGCCGAGGGCTGAGAATCGCCGTCAGCCGCAGCAGTCAAAGGCagcgccagcagggggcaccggcGGGCCGCATGCCATTCTGGGGCGGACACGGGGCAGCAGGACCCACCGATGGCCGCAGCCAGAGGCGGAGGCCGTGCTCCTAAAGCGGCCCTGCCTGACCCACCGAAAGCATGTGGCGAAGGGGGCTGTGGCCACAGGGGTGGGCGGGGTCAGCCCACGGACCCCCCGACAGAAAGAGCGGCTGCTGTTGCAGCGCAGGAAGCGGGAGGTGATCGCCCGCAGGAAATACGCCCTGctgcacagcagcagcagcagcagcagcagctcaaGCGAGGAGCTGACTAGCGACGACTCCTCATCATCCTCGCCGTCTTTCACCGGGCCAGAGGACGAGCTCTACGTGGacgtcagcagcagcagcagccatgCCGATGGCGCCATCGTGGCTGCAG GCCCGCTGGACGAAGACGTGGTGGTGATCGAGGCCACCTCTACCCAGCTGGTACAGCCCAGCGAGGAGATCAACGTCACGTCCACAGACAGCGAGGTGGAGATTGTCACCGTGGGAGACGGCTACAG GCCCCGCCCCTCAGGTGGCCATGGCAGGATGCAGTGGGGTCCCAGCTGTTCACAGGGCCGCGCGCTGGAGCACCGCAGCCGGCACCGCAACTCCACTGTCATCCAGCCGCTGCGGCAGAGTGCGGGCGAGGTGGTGGACCTCACCGTGGATGAGGATG ACCCCTCCATGGCGGCGGCGTCCTCCGGGTCCAGCTCCCAGCCTATGAGGTCGTCTTCCTCTTTTCTCAGTGCCTCTACCTCAGACCCCCCTCATGACGGCCCTGGGCCCTCATGCCGTGTCGCTGCCTTCGCCTCTTTGCCCCAGAGCACTCTGGGAACACAAGCCCACGGCGGCGATATCGCTGTGCCCCCCCTGCAGG ATGACGGCAGGAGAGGCTCATTGGCCGTACCTGGGGAGGCTGGCAGCTCAGCGATGCCCCGTCTCCCCTCCTGCTGCCCCCAGCACTCCCCTTGTGGAGGCGCTGCCCCAGGACACCTCCCCCTGGGCCACGCCCACTCCAGCTGCCAGCAAGGACCGCCCCCTTCCCAGCATAGTCACTCCCACCACCCacatcaccaccatcaccaccgTGTGGCGTCTCCTCCGCAGCCACCGGTCGTCTTCCCGGAGCCCAGCTGCCCCCTGGAACGGCCCGTGGGGGTGCCAGGGAGCTGTCCGACGGCAGGCGGGGCCGCCAGCCAGTGCCATGACCAG ACCCTGCCTGTGGACCTGAGCAGCGGCGCACTGCGGGGGTCAGTGGCCAATGGCCCCCCCGGCACCAGCTTCCACGCCGCCTCGGCCTTTGACCCCTGCTGCCCCGGCTCTTCCACGCGACCCCCCCTCTACACCTCGCAGGCCGCCCCACCCGCTGGCGCCAGCCAGCCCAGCACCATGGACACCTTCAGCTCCGGCATGGTGGCCCCCGCCCAGCTGTCGTCATGCCGGCAGTATGTGAACCCCCCCT ATGGCCCCCTGACTCGCCTGCTGCACCACCAAACCTTGTCCTCCTGCCCCCACTCTCACAGCAGCGCCCCTCCCGCAGCCCAGGTGGACTACGTCATCCCCCACCCCGTGCACCCCTTccatgcccccctgcccccccactcccacgGGCACACCATGCCCCCCGTGCCGCCACCTTCTCTGCCCACTGAGGCCCCGCTGGGCTCCTCCGTCCAGAGGCTGCACCAGCATGAAGTGTTCCAGCGCATGGAGGTCCAGAGGCGGAGGATGATGCAGCACCCCAC GCGAGCCCACGAGCGACCCCCACCACATCCCCACAGGATGCACCCCAACTACGGACACGGGCACCACATCCACGTGCCGCAGACCATGTCCTCACACCCACGCCAGCCGGAGCAGAGGGCCGCCTG GGACCTGGGGATTGATGCCAGTGTCACTGTGACCCCCTACCCTCCGGggcacctgcccccccctctgCCCCATTACCACCCGCCCCCCCGGTTGCATCACTTCCCGCTGCCCTTCATG CACGCTGGCATGCCGGATGTCAGCTACCCGCACATCCGCTACATCTCGTCCAGGATGCCGGGCTTTGGACGCTCATATGAG GATCTGCTGCACCTGGAGGAGCGGCTGGGCACTGTGAACCGCGGTGCGTCTCAGGGAACCATAGAGAGATGCACCTACCCGCACAAGTACAAGAAG AGAAAACTGCACAGCAAGCAGGATGGTGATGAGGGGATGGAGGAGGATACGGAGGAAAAATGcaccatctgtctctccatcctGGAGGAGGGAGAAGACGTCAG ACGCCTTCCCTGCATGCACCTGTTCCACCAGCTGTGCGTGGACCAGTGGCTGCTCACCAACAAGAAGTGCCCCATCTGCAGGGTGGACATCGAGGCCCAGCTGTCCGCGGAGAGCTGA